A region of Pseudomonadota bacterium DNA encodes the following proteins:
- a CDS encoding TIGR04552 family protein produces MRVMHTINHANRAFHNENLAQIRQQVLEPYRQCLQVDELGCPLLQRGAQRVPLEGVFLKEDKTRDSIILKLLHKPSNVAQDIYDWIGVQFVTRTPLEALLVVRFLRQNHLVTFANIVPGRSINNLVDLSRFRDAYESLSHDEADLPEEVEHLLADGRQFGKSDTAFHVNPFSGSEYRSIQFTCRQLIRIAHPARKPLENMMRALREHTGGDAVAPLLEKMNRIPIPKEMSFFFPYEIQILDYENYLKTRVGESSHAAYKKRQLLAARRRVLQGLI; encoded by the coding sequence TTGCGCGTGATGCACACCATCAACCACGCAAACCGCGCGTTCCACAACGAGAACCTCGCCCAGATCCGCCAGCAGGTGCTCGAGCCGTATCGGCAGTGCCTGCAGGTCGATGAGCTCGGCTGCCCGCTCCTGCAGCGCGGGGCCCAGCGGGTTCCGCTCGAGGGTGTCTTTCTCAAGGAGGACAAGACCCGCGACAGCATCATCCTGAAGCTGCTCCACAAGCCGAGCAATGTCGCCCAGGACATCTACGACTGGATCGGCGTGCAGTTCGTCACCCGTACCCCGCTCGAGGCCCTTCTCGTGGTGCGCTTCCTCCGTCAGAATCACCTGGTGACCTTTGCCAACATCGTTCCGGGGCGCTCGATCAACAACCTGGTCGATCTCAGCCGCTTCAGGGATGCCTACGAGAGCCTCTCTCACGACGAGGCAGATCTTCCTGAAGAGGTCGAGCACCTGCTGGCAGATGGCCGTCAGTTCGGCAAGAGCGATACGGCGTTTCACGTCAATCCGTTCAGCGGCTCTGAGTACCGCTCCATCCAGTTCACCTGTCGTCAGCTCATCCGCATCGCACATCCGGCCCGAAAGCCGCTCGAGAACATGATGCGCGCGCTGCGTGAGCACACCGGTGGCGACGCAGTGGCGCCGCTGCTCGAGAAGATGAACCGCATCCCCATTCCCAAGGAGATGTCGTTCTTCTTCCCGTACGAGATCCAGATCCTCGATTATGAGAACTACCTCAAGACCCGCGTGGGAG